The following coding sequences lie in one Myxococcota bacterium genomic window:
- a CDS encoding DUF1330 domain-containing protein — protein MEAKIIANRFVEAFGDGADGAAPSTAQWERLLARPEDAPVTLVNLFKMRETAHYPAEDGHAEESPASGEAAFARYAQVSMPAMDRVGGRFLAVAPHQGGFLGDEEDWDLVAIGQYPTLHALIALYDDTAYQAAYRHRRAACARQRVFVVGA, from the coding sequence GTGGAAGCCAAGATCATTGCGAACCGATTCGTCGAGGCCTTCGGTGACGGCGCCGACGGGGCGGCCCCCTCCACCGCCCAATGGGAGCGCCTGCTCGCGCGCCCGGAGGACGCTCCCGTCACTCTCGTGAACCTCTTCAAGATGCGCGAAACAGCGCACTACCCGGCAGAAGATGGACACGCCGAGGAATCCCCGGCGTCGGGCGAGGCAGCCTTCGCCCGCTACGCGCAGGTGAGCATGCCCGCGATGGATCGCGTCGGAGGACGCTTCCTCGCGGTCGCCCCGCACCAGGGCGGTTTCCTCGGGGACGAGGAGGACTGGGATCTCGTCGCGATTGGTCAGTACCCCACGCTGCACGCCCTGATCGCCCTCTACGACGACACGGCCTACCAGGCGGCGTATCGACACCGGCGCGCCGCCTGCGCCCGGCAACGGGTCTTCGTCGTCGGCGCGTGA
- a CDS encoding PEP-CTERM sorting domain-containing protein, translating into MQSTIKTVAESPTTVPSSGSLLSTDGVAIQASSDVGYSMGEGGFSTSFAFDLPSQPGSYTAFFQDVYFSVSEDQSYAFSGAFDSDHSGPGRTTMDVLLYDVTTGTELFHNRQSSLSTQNESFAVGGVGADWVNELSGGLSGVLVAGREYQLKQFALVNNGPGGGGYTSATASGTFAVTFSAVPEPSTAALFAFGLISLARLSRRR; encoded by the coding sequence GTGCAGTCGACGATCAAGACCGTCGCAGAGTCGCCCACCACGGTCCCGAGCTCGGGTTCGTTGCTCTCGACGGACGGGGTTGCGATCCAGGCGTCGAGCGACGTGGGCTATTCGATGGGCGAGGGCGGGTTCTCGACGTCCTTCGCTTTCGACTTGCCGTCACAGCCGGGTTCCTACACCGCCTTCTTTCAGGACGTCTACTTCTCCGTCTCCGAGGATCAGTCCTACGCGTTCTCCGGAGCGTTCGACAGCGATCACTCGGGTCCAGGCCGGACGACGATGGACGTTCTGCTCTACGACGTCACCACGGGTACGGAGCTCTTCCACAACCGGCAGAGCAGCCTCTCGACCCAGAACGAGTCGTTCGCGGTCGGCGGGGTCGGGGCCGATTGGGTCAACGAGCTGTCGGGCGGTCTCTCCGGAGTTCTCGTAGCCGGCCGCGAGTACCAGCTGAAGCAGTTCGCGCTCGTGAACAACGGGCCGGGCGGTGGTGGATATACCTCCGCGACCGCGTCCGGCACGTTCGCGGTCACCTTCTCGGCGGTTCCGGAGCCGTCGACCGCGGCTCTCTTCGCGTTCGGGCTGATCTCGCTCGCGCGGCTGTCCCGGCGGCGCTAG
- a CDS encoding nitronate monooxygenase has translation MPKPTLRTEFCDRVGIDYPVILAGMGPVAGTGDPVATADLVAAVSNAGGLGVMGGVAYSPDKLREEIRKVKSLTDKPFGVDLLLSPNFLQPRGSGPAMKMPGREVLPKEAIEGMQKIADELGIEYLEDPGEQETMGSWVPEGKSWAGSQVEVILEEEVPVFASGLGTPGPFVDALKAQNVTILSLVGNVRAAAQVAHDGADYVVAQGTEAGGHTGRIGTLALLPQVMDAVAPKPVIAAGGIASGRALAGVLATGAEAAWCGTAFLVSEEANQPDLQKDRILAAAAEDTIVTRLYSGKTMRNISNPFIEAWERSGMSALSMGAQGILIRDISYSIVKAGREDLLMNAAGQTSGMLKSRRPAKAILEEMVDEAAEIFASRLGNRVKASL, from the coding sequence ATGCCCAAGCCCACCCTCCGCACCGAATTCTGTGATCGCGTCGGGATCGACTATCCCGTGATCCTCGCCGGCATGGGGCCGGTCGCAGGTACCGGCGACCCCGTGGCCACCGCCGATCTCGTCGCTGCCGTCTCGAACGCCGGCGGACTCGGCGTGATGGGCGGGGTGGCCTACTCGCCCGACAAGCTGCGCGAAGAGATCCGGAAGGTGAAGTCGCTCACCGACAAGCCCTTCGGTGTCGACCTTCTGCTCTCGCCCAACTTCTTGCAGCCCCGCGGTTCCGGGCCGGCCATGAAGATGCCCGGGCGCGAGGTGCTTCCGAAGGAAGCGATCGAAGGGATGCAGAAGATCGCCGACGAGCTTGGGATCGAATACCTCGAAGACCCGGGCGAGCAGGAGACGATGGGCAGCTGGGTGCCGGAAGGAAAGTCCTGGGCGGGCTCCCAGGTGGAAGTGATCCTGGAAGAGGAAGTGCCGGTGTTCGCCTCGGGACTCGGGACGCCCGGCCCGTTCGTCGATGCGCTGAAGGCCCAGAACGTGACGATCCTCTCGCTGGTGGGCAACGTCCGCGCTGCCGCACAGGTGGCCCACGACGGCGCCGACTACGTCGTCGCCCAGGGCACCGAGGCCGGCGGCCACACCGGCCGCATCGGCACGCTCGCGCTGCTGCCCCAGGTGATGGACGCGGTCGCTCCGAAGCCGGTGATCGCCGCCGGCGGCATCGCGAGCGGGCGCGCGCTGGCCGGTGTCTTGGCCACGGGCGCCGAAGCCGCCTGGTGCGGCACCGCCTTCCTCGTGAGCGAGGAGGCGAATCAGCCCGACCTGCAGAAGGATCGCATCCTCGCCGCGGCCGCCGAGGACACGATCGTGACGCGCCTCTACAGCGGCAAGACGATGCGCAACATCAGCAACCCGTTCATCGAAGCGTGGGAGCGGTCCGGCATGAGCGCGCTGTCGATGGGCGCTCAGGGCATCCTGATTCGCGACATCAGCTACTCGATCGTGAAGGCCGGCCGCGAAGACCTGTTGATGAACGCGGCGGGCCAGACGAGCGGCATGCTCAAGAGCCGACGCCCGGCGAAGGCCATCCTCGAAGAAATGGTCGACGAGGCCGCGGAGATCTTCGCCAGCCGCCTCGGCAACCGCGTCAAGGCGTCGCTCTAG
- a CDS encoding crotonase/enoyl-CoA hydratase family protein → MEISLDIHDDVGLLRFDDRKKNAFTLSGIQDLTAAFDEAESSEKAKAIVLAGRPGSFCAGFDLATMMGEDKAAVRALGQGGGRLALRMYQCGKPLVAACTGHAFTIGCLWLLASDTRIGEEGRFKFSMIETQVGMPLTPWAFTLLEAKLSKRHYTAAVTQSKAYDPQGAVDAGFLDELVGEGEATARALELAAGFAKLPARAYAANKLKVRESGIEVMKRDLGL, encoded by the coding sequence ATGGAGATCTCCCTCGACATCCACGACGACGTCGGGCTCCTTCGCTTCGACGACCGCAAGAAGAACGCCTTCACCCTGAGCGGCATCCAGGACCTCACGGCCGCCTTCGACGAAGCCGAGTCGAGCGAGAAGGCGAAAGCGATCGTCCTCGCCGGCCGTCCCGGGTCGTTCTGTGCGGGCTTCGACCTGGCGACCATGATGGGAGAGGACAAGGCCGCGGTACGCGCGCTAGGCCAGGGCGGCGGTCGCCTCGCGCTCCGGATGTATCAGTGCGGCAAGCCGTTGGTGGCCGCCTGTACGGGTCACGCCTTCACGATCGGTTGCCTCTGGCTGCTCGCGAGCGACACGCGCATCGGCGAAGAGGGCCGGTTCAAGTTCAGCATGATCGAGACCCAGGTCGGCATGCCGCTCACCCCCTGGGCCTTCACATTGCTCGAAGCCAAGCTCAGCAAGCGGCACTACACCGCCGCCGTGACCCAGTCGAAGGCCTACGACCCGCAAGGAGCCGTCGACGCGGGCTTCCTCGACGAGCTGGTCGGCGAAGGCGAAGCGACCGCCAGAGCCCTCGAGCTCGCGGCGGGCTTCGCCAAGCTCCCGGCCCGTGCCTATGCGGCGAACAAGCTCAAGGTGCGCGAATCCGGCATCGAGGTCATGAAGCGCGACCTGGGGCTCTGA